Proteins from a genomic interval of Sphingobacterium sp. SYP-B4668:
- the sufD gene encoding Fe-S cluster assembly protein SufD, with protein sequence MSTLVADSLFQQLVEGFQEQTNAQETVALTKLRQEAFDKFRQQGFPTVKNEDWKYTNIHSLVNKTYVLNPDVDIEELDFSKADIPDFDAHRIVLVNGQYVLAFSSLEEEVGLTVKPIDEADEESNFIKHFAQHADKTNSAMVALNTALFTSGLFIDVAKGKVLQKPIHIVHVATGDADFFTQTRNLIVLEPNAEAEIVESFITINGAAKNVHNKVTEIVVCENAKLQHYYLQIADATSHYVNHTEVYQEKYSLYNNYNCNFPGPSFVRNDINVRMDAENVESHLYGINLTSENQFVDNHTVVDHMKPHCESYEWYKNIPQDTSTAVFNGKIFVREDAQKTNAFQQNNNMLIGDKSTVYTKPQLEIFADDVKCSHGCTMGQFDEEALFYLRARGIGEESARLLLVHAFAFDVITRFSNPVVRAYIENLVDAGLKD encoded by the coding sequence ATGAGTACATTAGTAGCAGATTCATTATTTCAACAATTGGTGGAAGGTTTTCAGGAGCAAACAAATGCTCAAGAGACCGTTGCCTTGACCAAGTTGCGTCAAGAGGCCTTTGACAAGTTTCGTCAACAGGGTTTCCCAACCGTGAAAAATGAAGATTGGAAATATACAAATATTCACAGTCTGGTTAATAAGACATACGTGCTTAATCCAGATGTGGACATCGAAGAGTTGGACTTCAGTAAAGCTGATATCCCTGACTTCGACGCACACCGCATCGTGCTGGTAAATGGGCAGTATGTCTTGGCATTTTCTTCCTTGGAAGAAGAGGTGGGACTGACCGTGAAGCCAATTGACGAGGCGGACGAGGAAAGCAATTTCATCAAGCATTTTGCCCAACACGCTGATAAGACAAACAGCGCTATGGTGGCTTTGAATACTGCGCTTTTCACCTCGGGTCTTTTTATAGATGTTGCCAAAGGAAAAGTCTTGCAAAAGCCAATCCATATCGTTCATGTGGCTACTGGCGATGCTGATTTTTTTACACAGACGCGAAACTTAATCGTTCTTGAGCCAAATGCGGAGGCTGAGATTGTAGAATCATTTATCACAATCAATGGTGCTGCGAAGAACGTACATAACAAGGTGACGGAAATCGTTGTTTGCGAAAATGCGAAACTTCAACACTATTATTTACAAATAGCTGATGCGACTAGTCATTACGTGAATCACACGGAAGTTTATCAGGAAAAATATAGTCTGTACAATAATTACAACTGTAATTTCCCAGGACCTTCGTTTGTCAGGAATGACATCAATGTGCGAATGGATGCAGAGAATGTCGAAAGCCATCTTTATGGTATCAACTTGACTTCGGAGAATCAATTTGTAGACAACCATACGGTAGTGGACCATATGAAACCGCATTGTGAATCTTATGAGTGGTACAAAAATATCCCACAAGATACCTCGACAGCGGTATTTAACGGGAAAATTTTTGTGAGAGAAGATGCACAAAAAACAAATGCGTTTCAGCAAAATAATAATATGTTGATTGGCGATAAATCAACAGTATATACTAAGCCGCAGTTGGAGATTTTTGCTGATGATGTGAAATGTTCTCATGGCTGTACAATGGGACAATTTGATGAAGAAGCGCTTTTCTATTTGAGAGCGCGAGGTATCGGAGAGGAGTCTGCTAGGCTGTTGCTGGTACATGCTTTTGCCTTTGACGTAATTACTAGATTTTCCAATCCCGTCGTGCGGGCCTATATCGAAAATCTGGTGGATGCTGGTTTGAAAGATTAA
- a CDS encoding PH domain-containing protein: MNFKSRKDPLTLCIVFACCSVMLLFLFVTYRQEGASALQIILSIVPTLIVIGIILWMVLDVGYTIQDGYIKYRAGWIRGKIKIAHIKRIRVNETMWVGFRPASARNGLIIENKKQGEIYISPDSNDSFVDALLLINPAIQIHRKSALETS; this comes from the coding sequence ATGAATTTCAAAAGTCGAAAAGATCCCTTAACGCTATGCATCGTCTTCGCATGCTGCTCGGTTATGTTGTTATTTCTATTCGTCACCTACAGACAAGAAGGAGCATCAGCATTACAGATTATCCTGAGCATCGTACCCACGCTGATCGTAATTGGAATCATCCTTTGGATGGTCCTAGATGTGGGATACACCATCCAAGATGGTTATATCAAATATAGAGCTGGCTGGATTAGGGGCAAAATAAAAATTGCCCATATAAAACGGATACGTGTCAATGAAACAATGTGGGTTGGTTTCCGTCCTGCTTCCGCACGAAACGGACTGATTATCGAAAACAAAAAACAGGGGGAGATATACATCAGCCCCGATAGCAACGATTCATTTGTAGACGCACTCCTACTCATCAATCCAGCCATACAAATCCATAGAAAAAGCGCATTAGAAACATCCTAA
- a CDS encoding NAD(P)/FAD-dependent oxidoreductase, producing the protein MQKEIELALSPDHITDREYILEKGVKELRIPLSQIKGFKIRKRSIDARSRHVVFRVRVIFYINEEPIVDIHHPNHQQVKNAKPVIIIGAGPAGLFAAYRCIERGLKPIVIERGKEVRERRRDLAKITREGHVNPESNYCFGEGGAGTYSDGKLYTRSDKRGDVQKVLQIFVNHGATDDILVDARPHIGTNKLPHIIAAMRNTILECGGEFIFDQRVIDIHEAFGAVTGVTLASGEQINAPHVILATGHSARDVFELFRKKNWLIEAKSFALGVRIEHPQALIDQAQYHCSTRHENLPPAYYSLVEQVNNRGVFSFCMCPGGIIAPCATDLEEIVVNGWSPSKRNNPHANSGTVTQINLKDVPNAATDPFALLDFQKQVEKLAFDLGGGRLVAPAQRMVDFVEKRVSSSLPDCSYKPGTNSVDLDEVLPNFVREALRGALPIFGKKMKGYYTNEAILVGVESRTSSPVRIPRDKESLQHPQITGLYPCGEGAGYAGGIVSAAVDGINCVNAIPLP; encoded by the coding sequence ATGCAGAAAGAAATAGAACTTGCCCTATCTCCGGACCATATCACGGACCGTGAATATATTCTTGAAAAAGGAGTCAAAGAACTCCGCATCCCCCTTTCACAAATTAAAGGTTTCAAAATCAGAAAACGCTCAATCGATGCCCGCAGTCGGCATGTCGTATTTCGTGTCAGGGTCATCTTTTATATCAATGAGGAACCTATCGTCGATATTCATCACCCCAATCATCAGCAGGTCAAAAATGCCAAGCCCGTCATTATTATAGGTGCAGGCCCTGCAGGCTTATTTGCCGCCTATAGGTGCATTGAAAGGGGGCTAAAGCCTATTGTCATCGAAAGAGGTAAAGAAGTCCGTGAGCGCAGGCGGGATCTTGCAAAAATTACTCGCGAGGGACACGTAAATCCAGAATCCAACTATTGCTTTGGAGAGGGAGGAGCCGGTACCTACTCGGATGGAAAGCTGTACACCCGTTCCGATAAACGAGGAGATGTACAGAAAGTACTACAGATTTTTGTCAACCACGGCGCTACAGACGACATTTTGGTAGATGCTCGTCCACATATCGGCACCAATAAACTACCACATATCATTGCTGCGATGCGCAATACCATACTCGAGTGCGGCGGTGAGTTTATTTTCGATCAACGTGTGATTGACATCCACGAAGCCTTTGGTGCCGTAACAGGTGTCACGCTTGCCAGTGGAGAGCAAATTAATGCTCCGCATGTGATTCTCGCAACAGGTCACTCTGCGCGAGATGTATTTGAGCTTTTTAGAAAAAAGAATTGGCTAATAGAGGCCAAATCCTTCGCTTTGGGTGTACGTATCGAACATCCTCAAGCACTCATCGATCAAGCACAATACCATTGCAGCACACGCCACGAGAACCTACCTCCCGCATACTACAGTCTGGTCGAGCAGGTCAATAACCGAGGAGTATTTTCCTTTTGTATGTGCCCCGGCGGCATCATTGCTCCCTGCGCAACCGATTTGGAAGAAATTGTAGTCAATGGTTGGTCCCCGTCCAAACGCAACAATCCTCACGCCAACTCTGGCACCGTGACCCAGATCAATCTAAAAGATGTACCGAATGCCGCTACCGACCCCTTTGCACTACTAGATTTTCAAAAACAAGTAGAAAAATTGGCTTTCGATTTGGGCGGAGGCAGACTTGTTGCTCCCGCACAACGCATGGTAGACTTTGTTGAAAAAAGAGTCTCCAGTTCGCTGCCTGACTGTTCCTATAAACCGGGCACCAACAGTGTAGATTTGGACGAGGTGCTCCCTAATTTTGTACGAGAGGCTCTTCGAGGTGCACTTCCGATATTTGGTAAAAAAATGAAAGGCTATTATACGAATGAAGCAATTCTAGTAGGCGTAGAATCGCGCACTTCCTCACCGGTACGTATACCAAGAGACAAAGAGAGTCTGCAACACCCCCAAATCACAGGATTATATCCATGTGGCGAAGGTGCCGGATATGCTGGAGGTATTGTATCAGCAGCTGTCGATGGCATTAACTGTGTCAACGCCATACCGTTACCATAA
- a CDS encoding LemA family protein yields the protein MKRLLIALVGLFTALSFSSCGYNTMVSKDENVKGKWAQVENAYQRRADLIPNLVNTVKGAAKHEEGTLTAVVEARAKATSVTVDPSNLSEEAIANYQQTQDALSQSIGRLLVSVEAYPDLKANQSFLELQAQLEGTENRISVERRAYNEAVQDYNTTVRSFPNNIMAGMFGFKPKGTFKAAEGSDKAPEVSF from the coding sequence ATGAAAAGATTATTAATCGCATTAGTTGGCTTATTTACAGCGTTGTCCTTTAGTTCTTGTGGTTACAATACAATGGTTTCCAAAGATGAGAATGTAAAAGGAAAGTGGGCTCAGGTTGAGAATGCTTATCAACGCCGTGCGGATTTAATTCCGAATTTGGTAAATACGGTAAAAGGAGCTGCAAAACATGAAGAGGGAACATTGACAGCAGTCGTAGAAGCTCGCGCTAAAGCGACTTCGGTAACGGTCGACCCTTCTAATCTTTCGGAAGAGGCTATTGCTAACTATCAACAGACACAAGATGCACTATCTCAGTCTATCGGACGTCTATTGGTAAGTGTTGAAGCATATCCCGACTTAAAGGCTAATCAGAGCTTTTTAGAGTTACAAGCGCAATTGGAAGGTACTGAAAATAGAATCTCTGTAGAGCGTAGAGCTTACAATGAGGCTGTACAAGATTATAATACAACTGTGAGAAGCTTCCCTAATAATATCATGGCGGGTATGTTTGGATTTAAGCCAAAAGGTACATTTAAAGCTGCCGAAGGATCGGATAAAGCTCCAGAGGTATCTTTTTAA
- a CDS encoding TPM domain-containing protein, translated as MQILSAEEQEQVAHAISVAENMTSGEIRIVIENTCPAQDPLDRAVSYFKKLEMHATAQRNGVLVYLAAHDHLFAIIGDAGINERVGPDFWESTKETMASYFRTGELAKGLIAGVHQAGNQLKHFYPNTSDDVNELPNEIHFGNSK; from the coding sequence ATGCAAATATTAAGCGCTGAAGAGCAAGAGCAAGTCGCACATGCGATTAGTGTTGCGGAGAATATGACGTCTGGCGAGATTCGTATTGTCATAGAAAACACTTGTCCGGCACAGGATCCACTAGACAGGGCAGTTTCTTATTTTAAGAAACTAGAGATGCATGCTACCGCGCAACGTAATGGTGTATTGGTGTATTTGGCTGCTCATGACCATCTTTTTGCGATCATAGGTGATGCTGGTATTAATGAACGAGTAGGGCCTGATTTTTGGGAATCTACTAAGGAGACCATGGCATCTTATTTCAGGACGGGAGAGCTGGCAAAAGGATTGATTGCCGGCGTCCATCAAGCTGGAAATCAACTTAAGCATTTTTATCCCAATACTTCCGACGATGTCAATGAATTGCCGAATGAAATTCATTTTGGCAATAGTAAATGA
- a CDS encoding TPM domain-containing protein, which produces MHILRKAHFRSLLIWSIFSIFLLKANAQDFPAAPQRLVSDYTNTLSSTQVQALESKLLKFEDSTSTQIAVVVMNTTGDYDIADYAVRLAQKWGVGDKKYNNGILLLVALGDRAVTIQTGYGLEGAVPDAIAYRIIENEIKPAFKQGDYYTGIDRATNALIAYSKGEYKNEGNDRQAPAGGGNILKIIILVIVVIVVFAASKGGGGGNKGGGRVIGGKGANDLFWWTLLSGLMGGGRSSGGGFGGGSGGGFGGGGGFGGFGGGGFGGGGASGRW; this is translated from the coding sequence ATGCATATATTAAGAAAAGCACACTTTAGATCGCTTTTGATATGGTCTATTTTTAGCATATTCCTGCTAAAGGCGAACGCGCAGGATTTCCCTGCTGCTCCGCAGAGACTTGTCAGTGATTATACCAATACATTGAGCAGTACCCAGGTGCAGGCTTTGGAAAGCAAATTGTTGAAGTTTGAAGACTCCACATCCACCCAGATTGCAGTGGTGGTGATGAATACGACGGGGGATTATGATATCGCCGATTATGCTGTTCGTCTCGCCCAAAAATGGGGTGTGGGTGACAAGAAGTATAATAATGGTATTCTATTGTTAGTGGCATTGGGCGACCGTGCCGTCACGATACAGACGGGATATGGCCTGGAAGGAGCTGTGCCTGACGCAATAGCCTACCGCATCATTGAAAATGAAATTAAGCCGGCTTTTAAGCAAGGAGACTATTATACTGGGATAGATCGTGCTACGAATGCATTGATTGCCTACTCCAAAGGAGAGTATAAGAATGAAGGAAATGATCGGCAAGCACCAGCTGGTGGAGGTAATATCTTAAAAATTATCATCCTTGTAATTGTTGTCATTGTAGTTTTTGCAGCCAGTAAAGGCGGCGGTGGCGGCAATAAGGGCGGGGGACGTGTAATTGGTGGTAAGGGTGCAAATGATCTCTTCTGGTGGACATTGTTGAGTGGATTAATGGGGGGCGGTCGATCTTCGGGTGGTGGATTTGGTGGTGGTAGCGGCGGAGGTTTCGGCGGTGGCGGCGGATTTGGTGGCTTCGGAGGAGGAGGATTTGGTGGTGGTGGTGCCAGTGGTCGCTGGTAA
- a CDS encoding TlpA disulfide reductase family protein, protein MKQTFLLGLGLLPAILFAQEDFTVHGKLTGAGEKAKAYIQYRDNGQAFMDSTAVVKGEFKFHGTVSEPVQAFVIYSPEGVDVQSIPQPDVTAVYLSKGVVKIDGAATIKEATVSGNQINTDLMKYKRAIKPFEDQFSGLNAEYMAATDAQKNDQAFVGQLQEKAQGIFEKQKVVNDEYIKGNPNSYIALNLLEEKVDPENVNTDVEPQFNALSASLKASKKGKALAQKINDLKKLAVGSVAPDFTLPDTAGNNLALSSLRGKYVLVDFWASWCGPCRHENPNVVAAFDKFKDKNFTVLGVSLDQPGKKEKWMHAIQTDSLQGWPHVSDLKGWESVVVGLYSIRGIPQNFLLDPEGKIVASNLRGEALHAKLAEILK, encoded by the coding sequence ATGAAGCAAACATTTTTATTGGGACTTGGACTTCTCCCCGCAATATTATTTGCACAAGAAGACTTTACGGTACATGGAAAATTGACAGGAGCGGGTGAGAAAGCGAAAGCTTACATTCAATATCGAGACAACGGTCAGGCTTTTATGGACTCTACTGCAGTAGTGAAGGGTGAGTTTAAGTTTCACGGAACGGTTTCTGAGCCTGTCCAGGCATTTGTCATTTATTCACCTGAAGGCGTGGATGTGCAATCTATTCCGCAGCCAGATGTGACGGCAGTGTATCTTTCAAAGGGTGTCGTGAAGATTGACGGTGCCGCGACTATCAAAGAAGCGACTGTAAGCGGTAATCAGATCAATACCGACCTGATGAAATATAAGCGTGCTATCAAGCCTTTTGAGGATCAGTTCTCGGGACTCAATGCAGAATACATGGCTGCAACAGATGCGCAAAAGAACGATCAGGCTTTCGTAGGGCAACTGCAGGAGAAAGCACAAGGAATCTTTGAAAAGCAGAAGGTCGTAAATGATGAATACATCAAGGGGAATCCCAATAGTTACATAGCACTGAATTTGTTGGAAGAGAAGGTGGATCCGGAGAATGTGAACACAGATGTGGAGCCGCAATTCAATGCGCTCTCTGCTTCTTTGAAAGCCTCCAAAAAAGGAAAAGCTTTAGCACAGAAAATCAACGATCTAAAGAAATTGGCGGTGGGGTCGGTTGCCCCAGATTTTACGCTGCCTGATACAGCGGGTAACAACTTGGCACTCTCTTCCTTGAGAGGGAAATATGTGTTGGTCGATTTTTGGGCAAGTTGGTGTGGTCCTTGTCGTCATGAGAATCCTAATGTGGTTGCTGCATTTGACAAGTTCAAAGATAAAAATTTTACCGTATTGGGTGTGTCGCTTGACCAGCCGGGAAAAAAAGAGAAGTGGATGCACGCGATCCAAACAGATAGTCTGCAAGGCTGGCCACATGTATCAGATCTGAAAGGATGGGAGTCGGTAGTGGTGGGATTATATTCAATTCGTGGTATACCCCAAAACTTTCTATTAGATCCTGAGGGAAAAATCGTGGCCTCTAATCTAAGGGGCGAGGCCTTGCATGCGAAGCTTGCTGAAATTTTAAAATAG
- the pfkA gene encoding 6-phosphofructokinase: MSNVKNIAVLTSGGDAPGMNAAIRAVVRTGIYYNLNVFGIRRGYDGMVSGDIISMDAKSVANIIQRGGTILKTARSDEFRTSEGRKKAYENLKKHEIDALVVIGGDGTFTGASKFIEEFDMPIMGLPGTIDNDLVGTDFTIGYDTAINTVVDAVDKIRDTAESHDRLFVIEVMGRDSGLIALRSGISTGAEAVLIPEIKVDYDAIMTRLDKTRKNKASRIIIVAEGDKEGGMVVAGKIKESFPSYDVRLSILGHIQRGGAPSCMDRVLASRVGVGAVEGLIAGRRGEMVGLVHGHIEYTPFSKAIKHIDKIDDNLTRIVEILSL; encoded by the coding sequence ATGAGTAACGTTAAAAATATTGCCGTACTAACATCAGGAGGTGATGCTCCCGGTATGAACGCTGCCATTCGAGCAGTTGTCCGCACAGGTATCTACTATAATTTAAATGTTTTTGGTATCCGTAGAGGGTATGATGGGATGGTGAGTGGAGATATCATCAGCATGGATGCAAAATCCGTGGCGAATATAATTCAAAGGGGAGGTACCATCTTAAAAACTGCCAGAAGTGATGAATTTCGTACCTCAGAGGGACGGAAAAAGGCCTATGAAAATCTAAAGAAACACGAAATTGACGCATTGGTCGTCATTGGAGGTGACGGTACGTTTACGGGAGCTTCAAAATTTATAGAGGAGTTTGACATGCCTATTATGGGCCTACCAGGCACAATCGATAATGATTTGGTCGGTACAGACTTCACTATCGGATATGACACTGCCATCAACACCGTGGTGGATGCTGTAGACAAAATACGTGATACCGCTGAATCCCACGACCGTCTGTTTGTGATTGAAGTAATGGGACGAGATTCAGGTCTTATTGCTCTTCGTTCAGGCATCAGTACTGGAGCAGAGGCTGTCCTCATTCCAGAAATCAAGGTGGACTATGATGCTATCATGACCCGCTTAGACAAGACCCGTAAAAATAAAGCTTCACGAATCATTATCGTAGCAGAAGGTGATAAAGAAGGTGGTATGGTCGTTGCTGGTAAGATAAAAGAAAGTTTCCCATCTTACGATGTCCGCCTATCCATCCTAGGCCATATTCAACGCGGAGGCGCTCCCTCTTGCATGGATAGGGTCTTAGCTAGTCGCGTGGGCGTTGGAGCTGTAGAAGGACTAATTGCAGGCCGCAGAGGAGAGATGGTAGGTTTGGTTCATGGACACATAGAATATACTCCCTTCAGCAAAGCCATTAAACACATTGATAAAATTGATGACAATCTCACCAGAATCGTCGAAATCTTATCGCTATAA
- a CDS encoding protein-disulfide reductase DsbD family protein, with the protein MKILLLGSLFIFATASFAAITQDSTTTDSSILLEMPSDLEFSDGQEEVIAPETSPSVDSAATVQATGVSASGDNNADQSLWGIFIAGLIGGFAAFLMPCIFPMVPLTVSFFTKKAGSRTKAIGQALLYGFFIIVIYVALGMIVTIIFGSDALNALSTNGYFNFFFFLLLVVFAASFFGAFEITLPSSFVNKIDAKSDKGGLVGLFFMAFSLAVVSFSCTGPIIGTLLVDAASKGDRLGPAVGMLGFSVALAIPFALFAMFPSLLKSMPKSGGWLNSVKVVLGFLELALALKFLSNVDLAYHWNWLDREVFLSLWIVIFGLMGLYLIGKIKFSHDSDLKYLSVPRTLLAITVFAFVVYMVPGLWGAPLKSISAFLPPSATQDFDLTTGMGVHGPATGDGKVKKYAEIFHERGTPKGFDPYYDYDQALETAKEINKPVLIDFTGWNCVNCRQMEANVWTDPRVAKILKEEFVMAELFVDDKTVLAPEEQYVSTFSGKKIKTIGNKNSDFQAATFNNNAQPYYVIVDTQGNVLVPPSGANYDIDSYIAFLRSGIDAFKAKK; encoded by the coding sequence ATGAAGATACTATTATTAGGCTCGCTGTTCATCTTTGCAACAGCTTCCTTTGCCGCCATCACCCAAGATAGTACGACCACTGACTCTTCTATCTTATTGGAAATGCCCTCCGATTTGGAATTTTCAGATGGGCAAGAGGAAGTGATTGCTCCCGAAACATCGCCATCAGTTGATTCGGCCGCTACCGTGCAGGCCACAGGAGTATCCGCCAGTGGTGACAACAATGCGGATCAATCCCTATGGGGAATCTTTATTGCCGGATTAATCGGTGGATTTGCAGCATTCTTGATGCCTTGTATCTTCCCTATGGTCCCGCTAACCGTTAGTTTTTTCACAAAAAAAGCAGGCAGTAGGACCAAAGCAATTGGACAAGCTTTACTATACGGGTTTTTCATCATTGTCATCTACGTCGCGCTAGGCATGATTGTCACCATCATCTTTGGCTCGGATGCACTCAATGCGTTGTCAACCAATGGATATTTTAATTTCTTCTTTTTTCTTCTATTGGTTGTCTTTGCCGCCTCCTTCTTCGGTGCATTCGAAATTACATTACCAAGCTCCTTTGTAAATAAGATTGACGCCAAGTCTGACAAAGGCGGACTGGTAGGTCTCTTCTTCATGGCCTTCAGTCTTGCTGTCGTTTCCTTTTCTTGTACGGGGCCAATAATCGGCACTTTACTAGTAGATGCAGCGTCCAAAGGGGACAGACTCGGCCCGGCAGTAGGTATGCTCGGGTTTTCAGTAGCATTGGCTATACCATTTGCTTTGTTTGCAATGTTTCCTTCACTTTTAAAGTCAATGCCCAAATCGGGAGGTTGGCTGAATAGTGTAAAAGTCGTTTTAGGCTTTCTAGAGTTAGCATTGGCCTTAAAATTTTTATCCAATGTAGACCTCGCTTATCACTGGAACTGGTTGGATAGAGAGGTATTCCTATCACTATGGATCGTCATCTTTGGTCTAATGGGACTGTACTTGATCGGAAAGATCAAATTTTCGCATGACAGCGATTTGAAATACCTTTCAGTACCTCGTACGTTGCTCGCCATCACGGTATTTGCTTTCGTGGTTTATATGGTTCCAGGTCTATGGGGCGCACCATTGAAATCCATATCCGCTTTCCTGCCCCCTTCGGCCACCCAAGATTTTGACTTGACCACCGGAATGGGGGTCCACGGTCCTGCCACCGGTGATGGAAAAGTCAAAAAGTACGCGGAGATATTTCACGAAAGAGGCACCCCAAAAGGATTTGACCCTTACTACGACTACGACCAGGCGCTGGAGACTGCTAAAGAAATCAATAAACCAGTCTTGATTGATTTTACAGGTTGGAATTGTGTAAACTGCAGACAAATGGAAGCAAACGTATGGACAGACCCTAGAGTTGCCAAGATACTCAAAGAAGAGTTTGTGATGGCAGAATTATTTGTCGATGACAAAACTGTTCTTGCGCCAGAAGAGCAATATGTATCAACGTTCAGTGGAAAAAAAATCAAAACTATTGGAAACAAAAACAGTGATTTTCAGGCTGCAACTTTTAATAACAATGCGCAGCCTTACTATGTCATCGTGGATACTCAGGGAAATGTGCTCGTTCCACCAAGCGGGGCGAACTATGACATAGACAGTTATATCGCTTTCCTTAGAAGTGGCATTGATGCGTTCAAAGCCAAAAAGTAA
- a CDS encoding protein-disulfide reductase DsbD domain-containing protein — MKKISLLIVAVLFTIVSVNAQILNPVKWSVATKKTSNTEAVIYVKATIENGWHIYSQNIGEGGPEPTKFNFAASKDFTLAGKTVEPTPKSKYEDAFKMNVKYFEKEVVFAQKIKLKKGQTAVKGSVEFMVCDDTRCLPPDEYEFTVQVK; from the coding sequence ATGAAAAAAATTAGCTTATTAATCGTTGCCGTACTATTTACCATCGTTAGCGTAAATGCGCAGATCCTTAACCCAGTGAAGTGGTCTGTGGCAACCAAAAAAACAAGTAACACCGAAGCTGTAATCTACGTTAAAGCAACAATAGAAAACGGTTGGCATATCTATTCCCAGAATATTGGCGAAGGTGGTCCAGAGCCTACAAAGTTCAACTTTGCAGCATCAAAAGACTTCACATTAGCAGGTAAAACGGTAGAACCAACTCCAAAGTCAAAATACGAAGACGCATTCAAGATGAATGTCAAATATTTCGAAAAAGAAGTTGTTTTTGCTCAAAAAATAAAATTGAAAAAAGGACAGACAGCTGTAAAAGGATCTGTTGAATTTATGGTCTGCGATGACACCCGTTGTCTTCCTCCTGACGAATATGAGTTCACTGTACAGGTTAAGTAA
- a CDS encoding biotin--[acetyl-CoA-carboxylase] ligase gives MQNNIFPGLYVGQNLIKLDRVSSTNDYLKEQLSNFKPLDEGSAIMTIDQYSGKGQRGNTWQSQPGKNLTISIVFYPTFLAIEDQFLLNICFSLGLTNWLQSILRQSVKVKWPNDIMVDQQKICGILIENQVKKNGISSSIIGIGVNINQTNFGAELTQRVCSMKGMLGQKDDLSIDQLLPSLFQHLQVQYELLRKGAHSELLKAYNNTLMWQGELRPFLIDDVEVQGKIVEVRKDGLLHIDFGKAIRTFQMKEISHKL, from the coding sequence GTGCAAAATAACATATTTCCGGGACTTTATGTGGGTCAAAATTTAATAAAATTAGACCGAGTATCCTCAACAAACGATTATCTGAAGGAACAACTGTCAAATTTCAAGCCACTTGACGAAGGTTCTGCCATTATGACAATAGATCAATACAGTGGAAAAGGGCAACGCGGCAATACATGGCAATCCCAACCGGGGAAAAATCTGACGATAAGCATAGTCTTTTACCCTACATTCCTAGCCATTGAAGATCAATTTTTATTGAACATCTGTTTCAGCTTAGGCCTGACAAACTGGCTACAATCTATCTTGAGACAATCGGTAAAAGTGAAATGGCCGAATGATATCATGGTTGATCAGCAAAAGATTTGTGGAATTCTAATCGAAAATCAAGTGAAAAAAAATGGCATCAGCAGCAGTATAATAGGCATCGGTGTCAATATCAACCAAACTAACTTTGGAGCCGAATTAACTCAACGAGTCTGCTCGATGAAGGGAATGCTTGGCCAAAAAGATGACCTTTCTATTGATCAGTTACTCCCCTCGCTCTTCCAGCACCTTCAGGTGCAATACGAACTATTGAGAAAAGGAGCACATAGCGAGTTGTTAAAAGCCTACAATAACACTCTCATGTGGCAGGGGGAGCTACGGCCTTTTTTGATTGACGACGTAGAGGTACAGGGAAAAATCGTCGAGGTAAGAAAGGACGGATTACTTCACATAGACTTTGGCAAAGCCATTCGCACATTTCAAATGAAGGAAATTTCACACAAGCTATAG
- the rsfS gene encoding ribosome silencing factor, whose product MIKDKKTGLSSKLSEIVVHGMQEKKGNEIVRLDLRNINSSVSDYFVICHADSTAQVNAIAKSVEDEVYKAFGQDPWHKEGQGNGEWILLDFVDVVVHIFKTDKREHYGIEDLWGDAAIQTYQSA is encoded by the coding sequence ATGATTAAAGATAAGAAAACAGGGTTGTCTTCCAAGTTGTCGGAGATTGTAGTTCATGGGATGCAAGAGAAAAAGGGCAACGAAATAGTACGGTTGGATTTAAGAAATATTAACAGTTCGGTCTCTGATTATTTCGTAATTTGCCATGCTGATTCTACCGCCCAGGTCAATGCAATTGCGAAGAGTGTAGAAGACGAAGTTTATAAAGCCTTTGGACAAGACCCTTGGCACAAAGAAGGTCAGGGAAACGGAGAATGGATTCTGCTGGATTTTGTCGATGTCGTGGTCCATATTTTCAAAACAGATAAGCGAGAGCATTATGGTATCGAGGATTTGTGGGGTGACGCAGCCATCCAGACATATCAAAGTGCCTAG